DNA from Dietzia lutea:
AGCCGGTCGACCTGGTAGACGGTGGGCACATCGGGGATCCCCGGGCGGATGAAGTACCCGTGCAGGGAGTGGACGTGCTTGTCGGAATCCACTGTCTGGACGGCGGCGGTCAGGGTCTGACCGGCCACCTGTCCACCGAAGGTCCGCTGGAGGTGGGTGCGGATCGCGGGACCCCGGTAGAGGTCGCGGTCGATCCGCTCGATGTCGAGGATCTCCTCGATCTTCGCCACCGGCGGGTCACCAGCCCCGCTCGGCGAGCCGGTGGGGCTCCGGGATGTCGTCCACGTTGAGGCCGACCATGGCCTCGCCGAGACCACGGGAGATGTTCGCGAGCATCTCCGGGTCGTCGTGGAAGGTCGTGGCCTTGACGATGGCCTTGGCCCGCTCGGACGGGTTGCCGGACTTGAAGATGCCCGAGCCGACGAAGACGCCCTCGGCGCCGAGCTGCATCATCATCGCGGCGTCGGCGGGGGTGGCGATGCCGCCGGCGGTGAAGAGCACCACGGGGAGCTTGCCCTTCTCCGCGACCTCCTTGACGAGCTCGTACGGGGCCTGCAGCTCCTTGGCCGCCACGTACAGCTCGTCCTCCGGCAGGTTCTGCAACTTGCGGATCTGCTGGCGGATCGAGCGCATGTGGGTGGTGGCGTTGGAGACGTCGCCGGTGCCGGCCTCGCCCTTGGAGCGGATCATGGCCGCACCCTCGGTGATGCGGCGCAGCGCCTCGCCGAGGTTGGTGGCGCCGCAGACGAACGGCACGGTGAAGGCGAACTTGTCGATGTGGTTCGTGTAGTCCGCGGGGGTGAGGACCTCGGACTCGTCGACGTAGTCCACCCCGAGGGCCTGCAGGATCTGTGCCTCGACGAAGTGGCCGATGCGCGCCTTGGCCATCACCGGGATCGAGACGGCCTCGATGATGCCGTCGATGAGGTCGGGGTCGCTCATCCGGGCGACGCCGCCCTGGGCGCGGATGTCGGCGGGAACACGCTCGAGGGCCATGACGGCCACGGCACCGGCGTCCTCGGCGATCTTCGCCTGCTCGGCGGTGACGACGTCCATGATGACGCCGCCCTTGAGCATCTCGGCCATGCCCCGCTTGACGCGTGCGGTTCCGGTGGTGTTCTCGCTCGACTGCGGCTCGCTCACGAAATTGGCCTTCCTGGCTCAGACGACGTGTATAGGCGTCCAGTGTAGGGCGGCCGCACGTCGGCGCCCCAACCGCCGCCCCGCGCGGGTGGGTCAGGGGCGCGGGGGCGGGGCGTCGACGAGCTCGACGTAGTCGGGCATGGGGGCCCGGCCGGCCAGGCGGAGGGCGCGGACGGCGGTCTGCTCGCGCAGACTGCGGGTGTCCCGCACGGCGTCGTTGTAGAAGCGGCGAGCCATGGCGACGCGGTCGGTGGCGTCCTCGAGTTCGCCGGCGAGATCGCCGGGTAGTGCGTCCACGTCGAGCGCGGCCAGCATCATGCCGAGGGTGTTCTCGGCCAGTTCAGCGTGCTCGCCTGCCTCGTCATCGTCGTCGGTCAGGTCGGTCCTCCGGCGCGGCGGGGGCTGCGGCGCCGGGTCGGGCCCGGCGACGGCGTCCGGGGGGTGCGCGCGGGCGCGGGCGAGCGCGCGGGACAGTCGGTCGGCCCCCGGCGGGTCGCGCGGGGTGAGGTCGCGCACGACCGCGGCGGTGACCGCGTGGCGCCGCTCCAGGGCGCCGGCCAGGGCGGAGCGGGCGAGGTCGGTGCGGATGTGCAGCCGGTCCAGTCGGTGGGCGGTGAGGTAGGCGCCGAACAGGGCGGCGGCCAGGACCGCGACGAGGACGACGACGACGAGGG
Protein-coding regions in this window:
- the pdxS gene encoding pyridoxal 5'-phosphate synthase lyase subunit PdxS — protein: MSEPQSSENTTGTARVKRGMAEMLKGGVIMDVVTAEQAKIAEDAGAVAVMALERVPADIRAQGGVARMSDPDLIDGIIEAVSIPVMAKARIGHFVEAQILQALGVDYVDESEVLTPADYTNHIDKFAFTVPFVCGATNLGEALRRITEGAAMIRSKGEAGTGDVSNATTHMRSIRQQIRKLQNLPEDELYVAAKELQAPYELVKEVAEKGKLPVVLFTAGGIATPADAAMMMQLGAEGVFVGSGIFKSGNPSERAKAIVKATTFHDDPEMLANISRGLGEAMVGLNVDDIPEPHRLAERGW
- a CDS encoding NUDIX hydrolase, yielding MSVELIALVVVVLVAVLAAALFGAYLTAHRLDRLHIRTDLARSALAGALERRHAVTAAVVRDLTPRDPPGADRLSRALARARAHPPDAVAGPDPAPQPPPRRRTDLTDDDDEAGEHAELAENTLGMMLAALDVDALPGDLAGELEDATDRVAMARRFYNDAVRDTRSLREQTAVRALRLAGRAPMPDYVELVDAPPPRP